One Cryptosporidium parvum Iowa II chromosome 5, whole genome shotgun sequence DNA segment encodes these proteins:
- a CDS encoding hypothetical protein (transcripts identified by EST), with the protein NKILNMSELYNKIDKPENSTDSLIFNEYSNEFNYPEVDSAIKKAHYFDRIETERNMIYLEEMINNFQKNTEVLDHLETKKISNEISKDKKMICSMLYDIPNFVKQLSNHNQGDSESEYDCLSFESSEFQNKENEINQNINLNTNKYKYLIFKERYHNGNYYDKYGRFCGFFNNGIFHSFYYYYQQYLNSNNFLNEINENETSLSLKESENTFNHQVQDYNQEYYSQENEIKPELEEYEHKIDCNEKNKNTQIISDFQGSHLKECKQMSKIQEILISEIKEYQNRICKEEAFDNENLKFFGYNTESNLEILIENQKNHEQKQNAKSLFQIISKEELKYIYCIILKFIYQSKTKYCQEKAFTEIPLINSLLNLNKESSEINLLRENCENENVDYESSELCNKEQQNKILISQNEFVEYNHHQFEYIKLINEIGGIPNDKQPCMEEINQDLEKVRDDELEQREIEEHSNLQILDFENILDFDFEDNEIECIGIKKIKLI; encoded by the coding sequence aataaaatcCTTAATATGTCTGAACTCTAcaataaaattgataaGCCTGAAAATTCTACAGATTCATTAAtctttaatgaatattcaaatgaatttaattatcCAGAAGTAGATTCCGCAATAAAAAAAGCTCATTACTTTGATAGAATTGAGACTGAAAGAAATATGATCTATCTGGaagaaatgattaataattttcagaaaaataCAGAAGTTCTTGATCATTTAGAGACTAAAAAAATCTCAAATGAAATAAGCAAAgacaaaaaaatgatttgcTCAATGCTATATGATATTCCAAACTTTGTTAAGCAACTTTCAAATCACAATCAAGGTGATAGTGAAAGTGAATATGACTGTTTAAGTTTTGAAAGTTCcgaatttcaaaataaagaaaatgaaataaaccaaaatataaatttaaatacaaataaatataaatatttaatttttaaagaaagatATCATAATGGGAACTATTATGATAAATATGGGAGATTTTGTGGATTCTTCAATAATGGAATTTTCCATAGTTTCTATTACTATTACcaacaatatttaaattcaaataactttttaaatgaaataaatgaaaatgagaCTTCTTTATCTCTAAAAGAATCTGAAAATACTTTTAATCATCAAGTTCAGGATTATAATCAAGAGTATTACTCCCAAGAAAACGAGATCAAGCCAGAACTTGAAGAGTATGAACACAAAATTGATTGTAAtgaaaaaaacaaaaatacaCAGATTATTTCAGATTTTCAAGGAAGTCATTTAAAAGAATGTAAACAAATGTCAAAAATACAAGAAATCTTAATTTCAGAGATTAAGGAATATCAAAATAGAATCTGTAAAGAGGAGGCTTTTGATAATGAGAATCTTAAATTTTTTGGTTACAATACGGAGtcaaatttagaaatactgattgaaaatcaaaaaaatcatGAGCAAAAACAGAATGCTAAGTCTTTGTTTCagattatttcaaaagaagagctaaaatatatttactgTATAATTCTTAAGTTTATTTATCAAAGTAAGACAAAATATTGCCAAGAGAAGGCATTTACAGAGATTCCACTTATAAATTctcttttaaatttgaataaagaGTCAAGcgaaataaatttattaagaGAAAATTGTGAAAATGAAAACGTGGATTATGAGAGTAGTGAGTTGTGTAATAAAGAGCagcaaaataaaattttaattagcCAAAATGAATTTGTGGAATATAACCATCatcaatttgaatatattaagcTAATCAATGAAATTGGAGGAATTCCCAATGATAAGCAACCTTGTATGgaagaaattaatcaagATTTAGAAAAAGTCAGAGATGATGAGCTTGAACAAAGAGAAATAGAAGAACATTCcaatcttcaaattctagactttgaaaatatattagattttgattttgaagataatgaaattgagtGTATAGggattaaaaaaattaagttgatataa
- a CDS encoding RRPp/PMC2 like exosome 3'-5' exoribonuclease subunit with an RNAseD domain and an HRDc domain, which produces MASRKRERVELKKDNISLGEGEDDLEITQVNNSGAEDIVCSNHEVEKCISESVLVSYNCENCVRMRNRTMNILNDSEKSLMIQTLWSNLINNFTFKFIPRLLSKPYSLEETNEKFKKIVERLIFMNVEKETNRINLTKDKLLEEDHHNKTYILPCLYPGIYSTNIPCLAPVGSDHTGLVLIDELNKLLHSKELVLCQKFIVRSHFQIGNIYQRELKSLNWGVNGTVYRTGEDEDTPNSNNEEIPNAHFNIKYSSPELYLPLSNTPLTFIKEPGDLRRMIDDILNLMESHYSQSSMNEESSPFLLAIDVEHHSNQSYKGFVSLIQLSTRTHDYIIDPFNLFNEIQMLNELTANPKILKVLHGSDYDIIWLQRDFSVYIVNMFDTGQAARILNTPGGYSLKNLLSIYCSLDIDKRFQLADWRERPLSNELIEYARGDTHYLLYIYDIMKNLLLLHRHKNTEPPVLASDAFMEVKDNLIILKPDIIERMDFGSYHNFLIEGENGSKLVKVTDLDPSALLTVLHNSRQICLKEYFEKPLDVWSLCYGVRTKISKSSYKTPIDSAIVTLVSYYLFIWRDSIARLLDVSPSYVLKESMIIKICQKQPMNSVEILGLYPNIPVNIKKHSDHILNIVTTVKNFITTKSEDDIFDFNSYISHIYSKIANSSNNVSSVNKYMVNKNYKVISTYNSSDSVCLEVTSDSNQSSSIKENEVSSSETHLNDNQPHDTPAISGARRRSVTIKKNSPGFNDKLADNLFGNSYKSFGNELNSSNSPLNTTVGKISSRIIQDINNTLNGEVPSDFRNKKLKEIKENSPVPVSNSEISEEINTKKEMTFEEYYLKKTKEELLEDECFTPLVSVRDKYNENDDYLYKKQKTSKNKAENDQESQDTSQKSSANIEKEYDNNAPDISDIIKENVDILPASFACKSDLPGFIKNTQKEGVANKSKKYIESMKTKKWHKKR; this is translated from the coding sequence ATGGCAAGTagaaaaagagaaagagtGGAGTTAAAGAAGGACAACATTTCTTTGGGTGAAGGAGAAGATGATTTAGAGATTACACAGGTTAATAACTCAGGTGCAGAAGATATTGTTTGCAGTAACCATGAAGTTGAAAAATGTATTTCTGAGAGCGTATTAGTTTCATATAACTGTGAGAATTGTGTGAGAATGAGAAATAGAACAATGAACATTTTGAATGATTCTGAGAAGTCTCTAATGATTCAGACATTGTggtcaaatttaattaataattttacttTTAAGTTCATTCCAAGACTTCTTTCCAAACCATATAGTTTGGAAGAaacaaatgaaaaatttaaaaaaatagttgAAAGACTTATATTCATGAATGTTGAAAAGGAGACTAATAGGATAAATCTGACAAAGGATAAATTACTTGAAGAAGATCATCACAATAAGACTTATATTTTGCCATGTCTATATCCAGGAATATACTCGACAAATATTCCATGTTTGGCTCCAGTTGGTTCTGATCATACTGGACTAGTTCTGattgatgaattaaataaactTTTACATTCTAAAGAGCTGGTTTTATGCCAAAAGTTTATTGTTAGAAGTCACTTTCAGATTGGTAATATATATCAACGCGAGCTAAAGTCTTTAAATTGGGGAGTTAATGGGACAGTATATCGGACAGgagaagatgaagatactcccaattctaataatgaagaaatacCAAATGCTCAtttcaatataaaatattcaagcCCAGAACTCTATTTACCTTTATCTAATACTCCTTTGACATTCATTAAAGAACCTGGAGATTTAAGAAGAATGATAGATGATATTCTGAATTTAATGGAATCTCACTATAGTCAAAGTAGTATGAATGAAGAAAGTAGTCCTTTTCTCCTTGCTATTGATGTTGAACACCATTCAAATCAAAGCTATAAAGGATTTGTTTCATTAATACAACTAAGCACAAGAACACATGATTACATCATTGATCCttttaatttgttcaatGAAATTCAAATGCTTAATGAACTAACAGCTAATCCAAAGATTCTGAAAGTTCTCCATGGATCAGATTACGATATAATCTGGTTGCAAAGGGATTTTTCTGTCTATATTGTAAATATGTTTGATACTGGACAAGCAGCTAGAATTCTTAATACCCCTGGAGGATATTCTCTTAAGAATTTATTGAGTATATATTGCTCCCTAGATATTGATAAACGATTTCAATTAGCAGACTGGAGAGAAAGACCTTTAagtaatgaattaatagaGTATGCTAGAGGCGATACACACTATTtactttatatttatgATATTATGAAGAACCTTTTGTTATTACATAGGCATAAAAATACTGAACCTCCTGTACTGGCTTCAGATGCTTTTATGGAGGTAAAAGACAACTTAATAATACTTAAGCCAGACATCATAGAAAGGATGGACTTTGGTAGTTAccataattttttaattgaaggAGAAAATGGAAGTAAATTGGTAAAAGTCACAGATTTGGACCCATCAGCACTGTTAACTGTACTTCACAATAGTCGCCAGATCTGTCTAAAAGAATACTTTGAAAAGCCATTGGATGTTTGGAGTCTTTGCTATGGAGTTAGAACTAAGATATCCAAGTCAAGTTACAAAACTCCCATAGATAGTGCAATCGTTACGTTAGTAAGctattatttgtttatttggAGGGATTCTATCGCAAGACTTTTGGATGTTAGTCCTAGTTATGTTCTCAAAGAGtcaatgataataaaaatatgtCAAAAACAGCCAATGAATAGTGTAGAAATTCTTGGATTATATCCAAATATCCcagtaaatattaaaaagcATTCTGAtcatattttaaatattgttaCAACAgtaaaaaatttcattacAACAAAATCTGAAGATGATATCTTTGACTTTAATTCCTATATTTCTCACATTTACTCTAAAATTGCAAATTCCAGCAATAATGTCAGCAGTgtgaataaatatatggtaaacaaaaattacaaaGTTATTTCTACGTATAACAGTAGTGATTCTGTTTGTTTAGAAGTAACAAGTGATTCTAATCAAAGCTCTtcaataaaagaaaatgaagtCTCAAGTTCAGAAACACATTTGAATGACAATCAACCACATGATACTCCCGCTATTAGTGGAGCCAGGAGGAGGTCTGTtacaattaaaaagaaCTCTCCTGGCTTTAATGACAAACTTGCAGATAATCTTTTTGGTAACTCTTATAAAAGCTTTGGAAATGAGTTAAATTCAAGTAATTCACCCCTAAACACTACTGTTGGTAAAATTTCAAGCAGAATCATTCAggatattaataatactttaaatGGAGAGGTACCAAGCGActttagaaataaaaaattaaaagaaattaaagaaaatagtCCAGTACCAGTAAGCAATTCAGAAATTtctgaagaaataaatactaaaaaagaaatgacATTCGAGGAGtactatttaaaaaaaactaaagAAGAACTACTCGAAGATGAATGCTTTACTCCTTTAGTTTCAGTCAGGgataaatataatgaaaacGACGACTATCTTTACAAAAAACAGAAAacttcaaaaaataaagcaGAAAATGACCAGGAATCTCAAGATACTAGTCAAAAATCTTCAGccaatattgaaaaagagTATGATAACAATGCTCCTGATATTTCtgatataataaaagaaaatgttgACATTTTGCCCGCCAGTTTCGCATGCAAATCTGATTTACCTGgtttcattaaaaatactCAGAAAGAGGGGGTTGCAAATAAATcgaaaaaatatattgagtCAATGAAGACTAAAAAGTGGCACAAGAAGAGGTag
- a CDS encoding CDC5 cell division cycle 5-like (ortholog with 2 Myb domains), with protein SAKMSMIQNGGLWKNSEDEILKAAVMKYGLNNWSRVASLLIMKSAKQCKSRWYEWLDPRVKKTEWSRAEEEKLLHLAKLFPCQWRTIAPLVGRTAHQCLEHYESLLDRATGQKIPKELDPRLLKPGEIDPNPETKPSKPDSIDMDEEEIEMLAEARARLANTNGRKAKRKARERYLEEARRIAMLQKRRELKAAGMLSHASIMRYRKKKYKGVDYLNEIPFEEAPEEGAFKMDQDPKKTEKKISYAELEGLNTKMKSSQSKNKSNSQVSGKEGQNKKHVSFKFEEPNRIFVKKRKLDLPKPQLSLNDVKMISNLNFEIENSSDSVHKSTESASMHSKVLNSIIDPQRSTILEESRAILWEISQPSPFNPVEMDKFPVPGNESNREIQDEKLIREINLGQISRRIKNFNELGSNRSSISTILGHRTLSDRFSLNTGSVIGDQGSISSMDPIGRKARFEMYKMQAKTLLYDLPPAKNKVEVDLDYLKKQFLDKQKKFIERENRKKLDQMDIQREIQIQEEERKRLQWEKETQVIKLGLPRPYLLKENIFSRIDQEQSEEGINNDGGSYNKQIFELIQKEIIYLFYRDMRNHPQQIPEFISDLYGNELFQNMTKDFSNLEDSNLIEFDESLTTKEIENASKLINDEILNLTSNNTNKNLNKDLEDIISNPIYDPKYIYVPYKKEFMPLKDLSEPHKESAFKNVIMHLNLENDKVKQENSQFIDELEDNLSMIISESLTLEKEINEVTLSNTELKADINALLLLEKQDQTSYINRIQELKQLINYEKNINKSLQNFYYNLSLQS; from the coding sequence TCTGCAAAGATGAGTATGATACAAAATGGAGGGCTGTGGAAGAACAGCGAAGATGAAATTCTTAAAGCAGCCGTAATGAAGTACGGCCTTAATAATTGGTCTAGAGTAGCGTCTCTGTTAATTATGAAATCTGCAAAGCAGTGCAAATCAAGATGGTATGAATGGCTAGACCCTAGAGTAAAAAAGACTGAATGGTCAAGAGCAGAGGAAGAAAAATTACTTCATTTAGCCAAACTGTTTCCTTGTCAATGGAGGACTATTGCGCCTTTGGTTGGAAGAACAGCTCATCAATGTTTAGAGCACTATGAGTCATTACTAGATAGAGCAACTGGCCAAAAAATACCAAAAGAACTTGATCCCAGGCTATTAAAACCTGGTGAAATAGATCCAAATCCTGAAACAAAGCCAAGTAAACCTGATTCTATAGATATGGATGAGGAGGAAATTGAAATGTTAGCAGAAGCAAGAGCTAGGTTAGCTAATACTAATGGCCGAAAGGCAAAGAGGAAGGCAAGAGAGAGATATTTAGAAGAAGCTAGAAGAATTGCTATGCTTcagaaaagaagagaatTAAAGGCTGCAGGAATGCTTTCACATGCTTCAATTATGAGATatagaaagaagaaatataaaggagttgattatttaaatgaaatacCCTTTGAAGAAGCACCAGAAGAAGGTGCATTCAAAATGGACCAAGACCCTAAAAAAACggaaaaaaagatttcATATGCAGAACTTGAAGGATTAAATACCAAGATGAAAAGTAGccaatcaaaaaataaaagtaattcCCAAGTATCTGGAAAAGAAGGCCAAAACAAAAAACATGTAAGCTTTAAGTTTGAGGAACCAAATAGAATATTtgtaaagaaaagaaaattagaCCTTCCGAAACCTCAGTTGTCATTAAATGATGTGAAAATGATTTCcaatttgaattttgaaattgaaaatagtTCTGATTCAGTACATAAATCAACAGAAAGCGCATCAATGCATTCAAAAGTTTTGAACTCAATTATTGATCCACAAAGAAGTACAATTCTTGAAGAATCTAGAGCAATATTATGGGAAATATCGCAACCAAGCCCTTTTAATCCAGTAGAAATGGATAAATTCCCTGTCCCTGGCAATGAATCAAATAGGGAAATACAGGATGAAAAACTTATCAGAGAAATTAACCTAGGTCAAATTTCTAGaagaataaagaattttaatgaattgGGTTCTAATAGAAGTAGTATTTCTACAATACTAGGTCATAGAACTTTGAGTGATAGATTTAGTTTAAATACAGGTTCAGTTATTGGAGATCAAGGTAGCATTTCTTCTATGGATCCAATAGGAAGAAAAGCCAGGTTTGAAATGTACAAAATGCAAGCAAAAACATTGCTTTATGATCTTCCTCCtgcaaaaaataaagtagAAGTTGACTTGGATTATCTTAAAAAACAGTTCTTagataaacaaaaaaaatttatagaaagagaaaatagAAAGAAATTAGATCAAATGGACATTCAACGAGAAATCCAAATTCAAGAAGAGGAGAGAAAAAGGCTCCAATGGGAAAAAGAAACACAAGTTATTAAACTTGGATTACCAAGACCATATTTgcttaaagaaaatatattttcaagaataGATCAAGAACAGAGTGAAGAAGGCATAAATAATGATGGAGGCTCatataataaacaaatttttgaacttattcaaaaagaaataatttacttaTTTTACAGAGATATGAGAAATCATCCTCAACAAATACCTGAATTTATCTCAGATTTGTATGGAAATGaattattccaaaatatGACAAAAGATTTCAGTAACCTTGAAGACTCTAATcttattgaatttgatgaatCTTTAACTACtaaagaaatagaaaatgcctccaaattaattaacgatgaaattcttaatttaacttcaaataataccaataaaaatttaaataaagatttggaagatattatttcaaaccCAATTTACGATCCTAAATACATCTATGTACCTTATAAGAAAGAATTCATGCCTTTAAAGGATCTTTCTGAACCTCATAAAGAATCTGCATTCAAGAATGTGATAATGCATCtaaatcttgaaaatgataaagtTAAACAAGAAAATTCCCAGTTTATTGATGAACTTGAAGATAACCTCTCAATGATAATTTCTGAATCATTAACTCTAGAAAAAGAGATAAATGAGGTAACTTTAAGTAATACTGAATTAAAAGCTGATATTAATGCTCTATTGCTTTTGGAAAAACAAGATCAAACATCTTATATAAATAGAATACAAGAGTTAAAACAACTTATTAACTacgaaaaaaatataaataaatctcttcaaaatttttattataatttaagcTTACAATCctag